Below is a genomic region from Candidatus Deferrimicrobiaceae bacterium.
AATCCGGAAGCTGCGCGGCGAGGGTACACCCGATCTTTTCGTAGAACGCCCGCGTGTCGCCGTAGGACTCTTTCGACGATGTCTCGATCACGAGGAGACGCCCTCCCCGCCGCCGGACCTCCTCCTCGACGAAGGCCACGATCCTGCGGCCGTATCCTTTTCCCATCCGGTCGGCCCGGGTAGCGAGCCAGTACAGGTCGAACGTGGCGGCGGTCATCTCGTTTTTGCCGAAGCAGGCGTAGGAGACGACCGTGCCGTCCT
It encodes:
- a CDS encoding GNAT family N-acetyltransferase, with translation MTAIRPIVQEDREAVRALIEGTGAFKPPEVEVAIELVDAALSRPNQKGYHPFVLVEEDGTVVSYACFGKNEMTAATFDLYWLATRADRMGKGYGRRIVAFVEEEVRRRGGRLLVIETSSKESYGDTRAFYEKIGCTLAAQLPDYYDQGDDKLIYLKPLK